Within the Marixanthomonas sp. SCSIO 43207 genome, the region ATTATGTGACTTTTATGATAAAGAAGTCCTCTTAATTATCAGTATCTTTGAGCTCACGTAATATTAGATACAGTATGAAAAAAAGAATTCTCATTATAGGAGCTTGTGGCCAAATAGGTACCGAATTAACTCACTTTTTACGTGAAAAATATGGCGCTCACAAAGTTATTGCCAGTGACATACGTGAAGGTGAAGAAGAAATGATGAATGATGGTCCTTTTGAGGTACTTGACGCTATGAACTATGACGCCTTACAAGATGTAGTTATCAATTATGAAATTACCGATGTATACCTAATGGCAGCTATGCTTTCGGCTACAGGTGAAAAGTTTCCTATGAAAGCGTGGAATTTAAATATGAATTCACTTTTTAATGTACTTAATCTGGCCAAAGAAGGAAAAGTAAATAAAGTCTTTTGGCCATCTAGTATCGCTGTTTTTGGCGCAACTACCCCAAAACAAGACACTCCGCAACGTACCGTCATGGAACCTTCAACAGTATATGGAATAAGTAAGCAAACAGGTGAGCGCTGGTGTGAATATTATAATAACAAATATGGTGTAGATGTGCGCAGCATACGATATCCCGGTATTATTAGTTACAAAACACTTCCAGGTGGCGGAACAACAGATTATGCCGTAGACATTTATCATAAAGCATTAAAACATAAAAATTACATCTGTTTTTTAAATGCTGAAACTACGTTACCTATGATGTATATGGAAGATGCCATTAGAGCAACTGTAGGCATTATGGAAGCCGACGAAAAAGATATTAAGATAAGAAGTTCATACAACCTTGCTGCTATAAGTTTTAATCCTGAAGAAATTTCAAAAAGCATACAAAAACACATTCCGGAATTTGAAATTTCATACGAACCAGATTTTAGACAAGAAATAGCCGATAGTTGGCCTCAAAGTATTGATGACAGCCAAGCACGAGATGATTGGGGCTGGCAACATCAATATTCGCTAGATGAAATGACAGAAAAGATGTTGACAAATTTGAAAGAAAAATATTAAGAAGTAAAAAAAGGGAGGTTTAAAAAAACCTCCCTTTTGCATTATAAGTGTTTAACAAATTCTGAAAAAACTTCTTTGTGTTTGTCCAAGTCAAGATTTCCAGAGACTGATACTCTTACAATATAATCTTTATCACCTTCTTTTGTTGTTCCTTGTGTAGACGTTGCAGGAACAGTCCAGTAACAACCCTTTAATTGGCCATAACTCACACAAAATTTACTTTCGGAAGGAATTTCAGAAATCATTAAATTGATTAGTTTTAAATTTAATGCTCGTTTATAGGTCTCTTTCTCTTCAGCAGTATTTCCTTTTGTAGGAAGATCTAATGAAAACACTGAAGGCGTAAAACCTTCGTTTGCTAACTCTTCTGAAACAAAATTAATTTTTGCATCTGGTAACGTATCGTGAATATAATTAACAAATTCTCGTGTGTTTTTATAAGCATCTGCAATACGTTGATTCATTGAAGGCATTTGTGCAGCTAATATTTCATATTGAAGAGCGGTTGCTTCATTATCACAAAGCGTTAAATGCTTTTCAATTTTTTCTATCAACGATACTGTCTTTTCATTTACCACACAATATCCGGCAGTACATTTTCCTCCACTAGGAAACTTAGACCCACTCACGTATGAAAGAGCTCTCATGTTTGAAAGCGTTTTACCTTCTCCTAAAAACTGAACATTTGGGCAAAAGGTTTGATCTAAAATAAAAACAGGGTCAATTGCTGTTTTTCCTTCGACTGTGGTACGAGTTGCGCTTAAAACTTCTTTTAGTTTTTGAAGATCAGGAACCTCAACCCTCGGATTTGTAGGTATTTCGGCAATTATATAGGGTACTGCGTCTTCCTTAGCTATTTTGGTTAAAACGGTGTCAATACTTGTGACCATATCGTTATCACCATCTACTGGCAGGTCTACAATCTCTACATTATCTAGACAAGCTGCAACACGCCTTGCTTGATCATTTGTACCACCATAGCAGTTGGGCGGAACAATAAACTTAATCTCTTTTCCTTTATAATTATCAAGTGCATCATCAATAAGCCCCATCATAATTGCATACTGCATGGATAAACCACAAGATGCAACTAATGGTTGTGATGTGGTTCCTGTAACAGAGTTTATTATTTCTTTTACGCGTTGTTTATTTTCTTCTACCGAGGTTGTTGTAATCTCAAATGAAGATTGGCTCACAAGAGCTTTTAATGCAACGTGACAATTATCTGGTGTCATAGCAATTGTTTCTCTTCGTCGTACGTGTTGAATTGCAGAAACGTATGGCTCATTATTACCTCCGTTGATCATTAAAACGCTTCCTAAAGTTCCATGCAGATTAATGTAAAAATCAATTTTGGATGAAAGGTTTATTTCTGAAATTGTATTGCTTTGAGAAAGAAAAACGGTGCTACCATCAAATTGTGAAACATCTTCTTCATTTTCAATTTTTTGTAATTCAAAATCATACCCATACACACGTTTGATTGTTTCTGCATCAAAATAGCTTGGCAACTCACCTGTGTAATTAATTTGAGTAGATTTATTTTCTAGAGCATTTTTACGAAGTATTGCCAATACAGGGATGGTATTTGACTGAAAGCTTATCACATTTGTAGCTTTTAAACCGTGTAGATTTGCAATTGTCCATTCTAATATACAGGAAAGCGGATGTCCTAATCTAATATAGTCATATGCCGTTGGCAAAGCCTCAAGTGCAGAGGTTTTTGTGTTATTCTGCTTAAATAACGTTTCAAATTCATTTAAAAATTGTGTTTTGGCCAACTGTTCATCATAAATATCTAACCGATGTGTTGTAAGCCTAAGCCAATCGTTGGGCATGTTTTGCAAAACATCATTTACAAATGTCAAAGCTTCTTTCTTTTTCATAAGTCTTTTTTAATTAAGAAAATCTGTGCATTTTTTTAATTTCTGAAAAAAATAATGCAGGTATTCATTACTATAAAAACCTGTTTACAAAGGTACTTTATAAAGTATGGCTTAAAGACTGAAAAGGTCTTTTTTCAGTTAAAATATTGCTAATTTATTTGAAGATTGTACATCATATTTTTGAAGAAACTACCTCTTTTTATCCCAATACACATAAGCAGCAAAAGCCAATAAACAGACAATAG harbors:
- a CDS encoding PLP-dependent transferase, whose protein sequence is MKKKEALTFVNDVLQNMPNDWLRLTTHRLDIYDEQLAKTQFLNEFETLFKQNNTKTSALEALPTAYDYIRLGHPLSCILEWTIANLHGLKATNVISFQSNTIPVLAILRKNALENKSTQINYTGELPSYFDAETIKRVYGYDFELQKIENEEDVSQFDGSTVFLSQSNTISEINLSSKIDFYINLHGTLGSVLMINGGNNEPYVSAIQHVRRRETIAMTPDNCHVALKALVSQSSFEITTTSVEENKQRVKEIINSVTGTTSQPLVASCGLSMQYAIMMGLIDDALDNYKGKEIKFIVPPNCYGGTNDQARRVAACLDNVEIVDLPVDGDNDMVTSIDTVLTKIAKEDAVPYIIAEIPTNPRVEVPDLQKLKEVLSATRTTVEGKTAIDPVFILDQTFCPNVQFLGEGKTLSNMRALSYVSGSKFPSGGKCTAGYCVVNEKTVSLIEKIEKHLTLCDNEATALQYEILAAQMPSMNQRIADAYKNTREFVNYIHDTLPDAKINFVSEELANEGFTPSVFSLDLPTKGNTAEEKETYKRALNLKLINLMISEIPSESKFCVSYGQLKGCYWTVPATSTQGTTKEGDKDYIVRVSVSGNLDLDKHKEVFSEFVKHL
- a CDS encoding NAD-dependent epimerase/dehydratase family protein produces the protein MKKRILIIGACGQIGTELTHFLREKYGAHKVIASDIREGEEEMMNDGPFEVLDAMNYDALQDVVINYEITDVYLMAAMLSATGEKFPMKAWNLNMNSLFNVLNLAKEGKVNKVFWPSSIAVFGATTPKQDTPQRTVMEPSTVYGISKQTGERWCEYYNNKYGVDVRSIRYPGIISYKTLPGGGTTDYAVDIYHKALKHKNYICFLNAETTLPMMYMEDAIRATVGIMEADEKDIKIRSSYNLAAISFNPEEISKSIQKHIPEFEISYEPDFRQEIADSWPQSIDDSQARDDWGWQHQYSLDEMTEKMLTNLKEKY